AGTGCCCCTTTTCCCCTGCCTTTCTCCGAGTAGGCACCCCCCAATATggactattttttccctttcagtttgATGTCATCGACAACATTATGTGTCTGGACGATGTCCTGGGCTTCATCAATCCAGAAACTCAGATTCCCAACACGGTATTGCTGGCCAGGGCGGGGCGGGTGTGTCAGAGGGAGGGGCAGTGGCCCTGCAGCGGCTGTGAGCCTGGAGAGAACTAGAATGTCTCCTACAGAGATGAGAGTCACCTCCATCAAATCATGTGACGAGGGCCCAGGGTCCGGCAGAGCTGTGAATCCAGAGGGTGCACCTCAGCCTGCGCGCATGGTGGGGCTtgtggggggagaggggctggggagggcttcctgggtcgggggtggggcaggaggcacTGGTACTGAGGGAGCAGTGTGGCCCCAGGAAGGCCTGGAGCTGATGAGTTTCTCTGAGATGTGGGGCCCCCTCTTCTACCAAGCCCAGGACCCAGAAAGCACAGGCCTGTGTCCCTCACTCCGAGGGGCAGGTGATTTCAGGCTGGTTCGGTTCCCTCCCTCCAGCAGCCTCCTGGCAGCGTTAATGCTCTCTGGGCTGCCTGGGCAGAGGTGACAGGGCAGGTGGGAAGGGGTCAGGCTTGGAATCCAGAGGCCTCGATTCTGGCTTTGGCTGTGACTCTGGGAAGTCCCTTAACTGTTCTGAGCCCCTGGGGATGATGCCTTCTACCCACGGGCTGGTGGGAAAATTAGATAAGGCAAGAAATTGGGGGCTAGCTCTGCACAAGGGGGGACAGGTACTTACACTGAGCAGGTGGAATTGCAGGTgttcccttcccttttttttggAGATCCCTGAACCTTAGCTGCTCACGCCTGCCCCTTGGGCCCCAGCCCATGCTGCTGAGGGAAGTCAAGGCGTCAGTCCTCAATCCCTGctgcctggtgacagtgcccaggggCTCATCAGGAGTTGGCCGGGGCCAGTGGGTCGGAAGCCTGCTGCCAGCAGGGGCAtcgggggctgggagggcagagaggagggcaCAGCGTCTGGCCCCTTTAGTGGGGGCCAGGGTACCCTGCAGGTACCTCTGGGCCTGTGATTTGCTCTGTGTGAATGTGTGGCAGGAACTGGGAAGATCTTTCCAGAACTCAAACCTGTCCCTGTGGGGCCCGTTTAAACCCCCAATGGCCGCTCATCACCAAGTCCCAGGGGCTCTGCAAGTGGAACCTGCCCTCCAGCGTCCGGCAGgatctccccccactcccccgccACCACTGCACTCCTTCAGCTTGAGGTGCTTGTGACCTCATGCTCTGTCCTGGCCGCTTCCCCGCTCAGCCGTCCCCCTGCCCATAGTGCCCTTCCTCACCACGCCCTCTGAAAACCTTCCAGAAACTCCAGAATAGATTAGGTGCCCCTCCCCTTGGCTTCCAAAGGCCCTGGGGGAAATCCTCTCACCCACTATCTCCTCTCTCTCCAGCTGCTTCCCAGCGCTGGCTGgttgctccttgagggcaggggctgcctCTTATTCAGCTCTGGACTCTGCCCTGGGTGACCCCAGCGCAGCCTCCCCCAGTGTCCCGGGGAATCCTGGGACGATGGGCCCTGGGGAGAGCCCCCCGAAGACAGGGGGCTGCTCATCGGGTACCCTTCCCCACCTCACCCTGCAGCTGCCCCTGTCCAGCAGTCACCTAAATGTGTACAGTGGAGACCCCCAGGTCACCACCTCCCTGGTGGGCGTCACCAGCAGCTCCTGCCCAGCCGACCTGACCCAGAAGCGAGAGCTTACAGGTACCAGCCCGCTGCTTCCCTGCGCCCCAGCTCCCGAGTCCTGccacttcccttcctctcccagctcctctctcctctcctgttcTCCAGATGCTGAGAGCCGGGCCCTGGCCAAGGAGCGACAGAAGAAAGACAATCACAACCTCAGTGAGtctccccagcccctcttcctcccctcaccTGGGCTGGCTCAAAAGCCACTCTCTGTCCTGCACAGCTTCTAGGAAGGATTCCCTACCCAAGGCCTTAAAATCCTGGCATTGGTGTGACTGGGTTCAGCACAGCCCTCTTCCCGTCAGCCCTTTCTAggaaggggtgggagaggagcTCCAGGGAAGAGGTATTCATGAAATTCCCAGCACTTCAGAGGGAATGAGTTTATCAGATTGTTTTCTTTAGGGCGTGGAGTCTGGAAGGAGTTCTgggcagtggagagagagagagccttcCCCAGGCAGCTTCGCCCGCTGCAGCCTGACCCCCTTAGCTGTGTCCGACCTGCCCCCCACACCCTCACCCCCATAGAAATCCCATTTGGTTGGTCACCCATTACTTCCCAGAAGGACTAAGGCATCCCTGCTTGGGCTGGACCCTTCGTCCCAGGTGGGGTCCTCATCCCCCTAATGACCCCTCCTGGAATGTGTTACTTTTAGTTGAAAGGAGGCGGAGGTTCAACATCAACGACCGCATCAAGGAGCTGGGAATGCTGATCCCCAAGGCCAACGACTTGTGAGTGGgtttcctggaggaagggaagggagggcagcAGCTCACAGGTATTAActgctggttgccagggggaaGGGATGGGAAGAGAATCCCTTGGTTACTGCCTTAAAGATCTTATCATCTATTTGGGAAAAGaagattcctccctcccccaaataaGGAAGGCTCAAGACAGAGGAGCAGATGTCCCAGAAGTGAGGGTGGGGTCAGGGGTACTTCCTGAAGGAGGAGTCATGCTGGAGTCATGCTGGGAAAGTTTGGCGAGGCCACAGGACTGGTGCAGAGGTGGTCCAGGGACAGGAGTAGTGAGAGTCAAggatgggtgtgggtgtgggtgttggTGGCAGGAATGGGAGGCCTGGGGAAGGAGGCTGCTCCGAATTGCTTGGTTCCTGGGATTAGGGACGTGGGTGGTGGCACCATAGTTACCTGGGAAGGCCCGTTCTGTGCAGATGGAGATCAGCTTCCTTCATAAGTAGGGGTTGGCTGGATCTGGGATTTGGGGCAAAGTTGGGAGAGGCGACATAAGCTCCGAACAGGGTTTTACTTCCACCCACTAAGCTCCTGGCAAATACTTGACCCCTCCTCTGAGCATGCACCTCTGATTCTGCCTGGCCTGCAGGGATGTGCGCTGGAACAAGGGCACCATCCTCAAGGCCTCTGTTGATTACATCCGGAGGATGCAGAAGGACCTGCAGAAGTCCCGGGAGCTGGAGAACCACTCTCGGCGCCTGGAGATGACCAACAAGCAGCTCTGGCTCCGCATCCAGGTCTGGCCCCTGAACTTGGACTTCTTGGGTAGCTCGGACTCCTGACCCCTGGCCTGAGTCCTGACCCCAGGGGCAGTGCTTATACTTCTGAAGTTGGAGACATGGGGATGATGCCCATGAGGAGGGAGGACGTATCAGTCAGGATGTTATAGTTTGGTAACAAACAATCCCCAGCAGCTTTAAGCAACAGATGTCAGCTGGAGGGCCTGTTTCGTGAGACCCTCATTCTGGGACCCAAGCTGACGGACAGGCACATCTAGAGCTGGCTCTTAAAGCCATGTGTCACCCTTAGGGTGACACTTGTCCCTTCTGCTCACATTTCCTCCATCAATGCAAGCACATGCCTATACCTAACGTCAAGGGGGCAGGAAAGGGCAAACCTACCCCTGTGGGAGGCAGAGAGCTGGGACTTTATGGTGGGTAATGCTAAGAATCACCACAGGGgacaagagaaagaataaaggctTGGGAGAGTCCATCCTACCACCTAGAGCTGCCTAGTCCTGGCTCTGTGTTGAAGGCCTCTTGTCCTCTTTGGACCTGAGGCTGGTCATCTATACAAAGGGCAGCTGGACTACAGCTTAAAATTCTTCTATTTCTTATGGTAGATAATACAATTCACATTACAATCCAGCACACATAGCCATACTCAAAGTGAAAAATCAAAGTTTCATGAAAGAACCCTCATCCTTAATAGATGCAGTGCATTCTGATAGTTTCTCGTCTAGTCTAGTCTAGGCAAatctatttcaattaaaaaaatagagagctGGTCAAGGCTCACTGTAGTGGTTTCCCAACCCACTCATGAGTTGCGACTTGTAGTTTGAAAAAACACTGGTCTAGACTCTAGAGCTGCCCTATGCTTCCTCCCAGCTGAGACATTTTGTGGTCTTGGGTGCCACAAAAGGAGGGGCAAGGGCTGCAGCGGAGGTGGGGGGCGGGCAACGGGTGCCCACGGGTGTGCACCTCCAGCCTCTGTCTGCCGCACCTGCAGGAGCTGGAGATGCAGGCTCGGGTGCACGGCCTCCCCACCACCTCGCCCTCGGGCATGAACATGGCCGAGCTGGCCCAGCAGGTGGTGAAGCAGGAGCTACCCAGCGAGGAGGGTCCGAGGGAGGCCCTGCTGTTGGGGGCCGAGGTCCCCGACCCTGAGCCACTGCCGGCTCTGCCCCCCCAGGCCCAGCTGCCCCCGCcagcccagccagcccagccACCGTCCCCATTCCACCACCTGGACTTCAGCCACAGCCTGAGCTTTGGGGGCGGGGGCAACGAAGGGCCCCCAGGCTACCCCGAACCTCTGGGGCCAGAGCATGGCTCCCCGTTCCCCAACCTGTCCAAGAAGGATCTGGACCTCATGCTCCTGGACGACTCACTGCTACCACTGGCCTCCGACCCCCTCTTCTCCACCATGTCCCCCGAGGCCTCCAAAGCCAGCAGCCGCAGGAGCAGCTTCAGCATGGAGGAGGGCGACGTGCTGTGACCTGGGCCACGGGGGTGggcctggggggtgggagagccagggccacctccctcccaccctccagcctGTACTTGTGTGTGAAGTAGCCCCTGCCCTGCCTCACTCCGCCCTGTCGGCCCCCTGTTTGGGCTTAGTGCCCTTGGCAGTCCGTGGGGTCGGAAGCCCCCCACCCAGGGGCAGCCCTCTTGATGGGGCTGGGCAGGAATAGGCCTTCAGCCCGGCTCCCGGAGGTGAAATCATGAGGGCGAGGGAGGATACAGGGTGTGCTGGAGGTAAGACGAGGTCCTACCTTCTGAGCCTGGTCCCCCCACCGATGAAGGAGGACTCGTTGGAACCAGGGGTCCAGAAGTTCCTTCTTGGAGGCAGTGACTGGTCCAGGGGGTGCCCAGGCCTGCCTTTCTGGACTCTGATGGCAACAAGCCCGTCCTCCAGCCTggcactccccccacccccctttggtGCTAACAGCTCTCCATCAAGTGGTGTGAGGGCGGGGGTGGCCAGAAGAGGAGGCGCTGGGTTCAAGTTAGAGTGGGGTCACTGCTGGAAGAGCAGCTCCCCTCCAGGCTCCCCACTTTGTGCCTTTAGTAAACACTGTGCTTTGTACCTGTTTGTCCTGTCTCTTTGGAGGGGGGTCTGGGGACAACAGAGATGGGAGGATTCAACCCGGTGGGCTCCTTTCTGGATTCAGAGTTCAAATGCCCCCATGGGGATCAGGGAAGGGGGATACAGACAGGAGGGACTGAGTCCATCACCTAGTTTCCCCCaactccccagccctgccccatggGAAGCTGGAGATCTCGCCTTACTTAGGAGGCTCGGGAGCTGCGGGGGGCCTTGTCCCTCCTCGCGGCCACAAGGTGGCGCCGCAGCCCTGCTGGTCTCACACCTCCAGCTGTGGCCTGAGACCACTGACCCGGGTGATGTGGGAGACCCCGTTGCTTGTCCAAGTCTACTGCTCCTAACTGCTGCTCTTGGGCACTGTGGGTCCAGGCTACCCCTGGCCGGGGATGGGGGGCATGTTtctcctgtccccacccccagttctTTCCCCTCCATAGGTCGGCTGCCTGATCTGTGCGGACAAGGCCCTCTGCCCTCTGACTTAGTGTCTCTAGCAGGACAGACTCCCTAGGAAATGAGGGGCTGCATCCTTCTATGGGTTTGGGGAAAGAGAGACCATGTAAACCAGtttgggaggaggtgggagcaCTCCCACCTGGGAGTTTGGGTGGATGCTGGGTGGTGCCCAGGGCGTGGGTTCTGCTCCGGCACCATCAGGCAGCCAGGCCCCCACtaacctttttctctctctgggctAAAGCTCCCTCACTGCACAATAGTTCCTGGGGCCTCTGCTCCAAGATCCTGGGGCTTTATGACCTCGCCCAGGATGGGGAAACGGGCTTGGGGCAGAGAGGGGTGAAGGGGGAGCTTTTTGAGCCCTGGGTgtcttggggggagggaggagagggtctCTGGGGGTTTCCCTGGTTCTCCCTTGACTTCCCACAGTCTCTTCAGGCAAAAACCAAAGTGGCTTCCCCCTCATGGGGCCCTATGAGGCCAAAGGggcctaattaaaaaaaagaaaaatcccaggaTGAAAATGGCTAAGTGGGCAATTTCCTCCTTGCAGAATGGGAGATTGAATCAACGTTGGAACAATTAATGTGTgcgggagagaaggaaagggggcCGGGTGTGTGGGTGCTGATGACGGCTGGGCTGGGGATTAATCTCAAGGTCAGATGGAGCCGTGGATGACCTTGTGAGTTGGAGCCAGCCCAGGTGCTGGCACCTCCTTCCAGTTCCAGGTGCCACCCTGCTGCCGGCACCTGCCCACAGCCTGGGAACCTCCCTTTCAGCCCCTCCTGGGGCAGGTCCTGGACTCTGGCTGGGAGATACCTGATGGGGGAGGCATGGGGGTGTGGAAATCCCAAGGCCATCCTTCAGATCATTGAGGACTCTCTCCTACCCCCATCTGTTCTCCCCCTTCACCCTGGGGACTGACTCAGTGGAGTGGAGAGCTGCCCTCCTGCTTCCTCAAGCAGCCCCTCAAGACCATGGTAT
This genomic interval from Balaenoptera ricei isolate mBalRic1 chromosome 11, mBalRic1.hap2, whole genome shotgun sequence contains the following:
- the TFEB gene encoding transcription factor EB isoform X1, with translation MLLGWEPAASMASRIGLRMQLMREQAQQEEQRERMQQQAVMHYMQQQQQQQQLGAPPTPAINTPVHFQSPPPVPGEVLKVQSYLENPTSYHLQQSRDQKVREYLSETYGNKFAAHISPAQGSPKPLPAASPGLRAGHVLSSSAGNSAPNSPMAMLHIGSNPEREFDVIDNIMCLDDVLGFINPETQIPNTLPLSSSHLNVYSGDPQVTTSLVGVTSSSCPADLTQKRELTDAESRALAKERQKKDNHNLIERRRRFNINDRIKELGMLIPKANDLDVRWNKGTILKASVDYIRRMQKDLQKSRELENHSRRLEMTNKQLWLRIQELEMQARVHGLPTTSPSGMNMAELAQQVVKQELPSEEGPREALLLGAEVPDPEPLPALPPQAQLPPPAQPAQPPSPFHHLDFSHSLSFGGGGNEGPPGYPEPLGPEHGSPFPNLSKKDLDLMLLDDSLLPLASDPLFSTMSPEASKASSRRSSFSMEEGDVL
- the TFEB gene encoding transcription factor EB isoform X2, with protein sequence MASRIGLRMQLMREQAQQEEQRERMQQQAVMHYMQQQQQQQQLGAPPTPAINTPVHFQSPPPVPGEVLKVQSYLENPTSYHLQQSRDQKVREYLSETYGNKFAAHISPAQGSPKPLPAASPGLRAGHVLSSSAGNSAPNSPMAMLHIGSNPEREFDVIDNIMCLDDVLGFINPETQIPNTLPLSSSHLNVYSGDPQVTTSLVGVTSSSCPADLTQKRELTDAESRALAKERQKKDNHNLIERRRRFNINDRIKELGMLIPKANDLDVRWNKGTILKASVDYIRRMQKDLQKSRELENHSRRLEMTNKQLWLRIQELEMQARVHGLPTTSPSGMNMAELAQQVVKQELPSEEGPREALLLGAEVPDPEPLPALPPQAQLPPPAQPAQPPSPFHHLDFSHSLSFGGGGNEGPPGYPEPLGPEHGSPFPNLSKKDLDLMLLDDSLLPLASDPLFSTMSPEASKASSRRSSFSMEEGDVL